One Solanum pennellii chromosome 10, SPENNV200 genomic region harbors:
- the LOC107001765 gene encoding proline-rich protein 4-like: MGLHESLFGRVFSVSLLLFAVSFCYADDKTIQVVGFGECADCKESNIKTIHAFLGLGVTITCRNANGEINTRGEGKLDKDGKFVVLLPKEMVKDGKLREDCFAQLHNASATPCPTHNGIEASKIVFTNSENNEKQTLKPLENLKFSTTLCTSAFLWPFFKHPPFPKIPPFPLFKNPLIPPIPPILKKPPLPPIPTYTKPPLPLIPPMLKKSFPEIPIFQKPLFPPSLTQP; the protein is encoded by the exons ATGGGGCTTCATGAGTCCCTTTTTGGCAGAGTCTTCTCTGtttctttgttattatttgCAGTGAGCTTCTGCTATGCTGATGATAAGACAATTCAGGTTGTTGGATTTGGGGAATGCGCTGATTGCAAAGAGAGTAACATTAAGACCATTCATGCTTTTTTAG GGCTTGGTGTTACCATCACTTGCAGGAATGCAAATGGAGAGATAAATACAAGAGGAGAGGGAAAACTAGACAAAGACGGAAAATTCGTGGTGTTACTTCCTAAAGAGATGGTGAAAGATGGGAAATTGAGAGAAGATTGTTTTGCACAACTCCATAATGCATCAGCTACACCATGTCCAACACACAATGGCATAGAAGCCTCAAAAATTGTATTCACTAATtcagaaaacaatgaaaaacaGACATTGAAACCACTTGAAAATCTAAAATTCTCAACAACCTTATGCACCTCTGCTTTCCTTTGGCCATTCTTCAAGCATCCACCATTTCCAAAAATTCCACCTTTTCCCTTATTCAAAAATCCACTTATACCTCCAATTCCTCCAATCCTCAAAAAACCACCTCTACCTCCAATTCCAACCTACACTAAGCCACCTCTACCTTTAATCCCACCAATGTTGAAAAAATCATTCCCTGAGATACCAATCTTTCAAAAACCATTGTTCCCACCTTCTCTTACTCAGCCATAG
- the LOC107001832 gene encoding proline-rich protein 4-like — protein sequence MGLHESLFGRVFSVSLLLFAVSFCYADDKTIQVVGFGECADCKESNIKTIHVFSGLGVTINCRNANGEINTRGEGKLDKDGKFVVLLPKEMVKDGKLKEDCFAQLHSASATPCPTHNGIEASKIVFINSEINEKQTLKPLENLKFSTTLCTSAFLWPFFKHPRFPKIPPFPLFKNPLIPPIPILKKPPLPPIPTYTKPPLPLIPPMLKKSFPEIPIFQKPLFPPSLTQP from the exons ATGGGGCTTCATGAGTCCCTTTTTGGCAGAGTCTTCTCTGtttctttgttattatttgCAGTGAGCTTCTGCTATGCTGATGATAAGACAATTCAGGTTGTTGGATTTGGGGAGTGCGCTGATTGCAAAGAGAGTAACATAAAGACCATTCATGTTTTTTCAG GGCTTGGTGTTACCATCAATTGCAGGAATGCAAATGGAGAGATAAATACAAGAGGAGAGGGAAAACTAGACAAAGACGGAAAATTCGTGGTGTTACTTCCTAAAGAGATGGTGAAAGATGGGAAATTGAAAGAAGATTGTTTTGCACAACTCCATAGTGCATCAGCTACACCATGTCCAACACACAATGGCATAGAAGCCTCAAAAATTGTATTCATCAATTCAGAAATCAATGAAAAACAGACATTGAAACCACTTGAAAATCTAAAATTCTCAACAACCTTATGCACCTCTGCTTTCCTTTGGCCATTCTTCAAGCATCCACGATTTCCAAAAATTCCACCTTTTCCCTTATTCAAAAATCCACTTATACCTCCAATTCCAATCCTCAAAAAACCACCTCTACCTCCAATTCCAACCTACACTAAGCCACCTCTACCTTTAATCCCACCAATGTTGAAAAAATCATTCCCTGAGATACCAATTTTTCAAAAACCATTGTTCCCACCTTCTCTTACTCAGCCATAG
- the LOC107002773 gene encoding translocon-associated protein subunit alpha-like, producing MSIRVFSIFLALILFSAPFIQVARCQSDPETDVVEGTGEAGDLGIVDEDVRDFGSDSFSPAPGIETVCVFPKNPSKVVAAGEESELLVGMKNDGDSSLNIIAIQASVHLPFDHRYLVQNLSVQAFNNATVPPSAQATFPYIFAVSKFMQPGSFDLVGIIVYEIDQNPFQSTFYNGTIEVTEPGGLLSVESVFLFCLGIALLALLGFWIRGQIQNLSKKTKRAPKAKVEVGTATTDASTDEWLEGTAYSQSLSNKSKKKK from the exons ATGTCGATTAGGGTTTTCTCTATTTTCCTCGCTCTCATCCTCTTCTCTGCACCATTTATTCAAG TTGCTAGATGTCAATCCGACCCTGAAACAGATGTGGTAGAAGGCACTGGAGAAGCAGGAGATCTTGGAATTGTTGATGAGGATGTCCGAGATTTTGGCAGTGATAGTTTTAGTCCCGCACCTGGGATTGAGACGGTTTGTGTTTTCCCCAAAAACCCTTCTAAGG TAGTGGCAGCTGGTGAGGAAAGTGAGCTGTTAGTTGGAATGAAAAATGATG GAGATTCAAGTTTGAATATCATTGCAATCCAAGCCAGCGTTCACCTTCCTTTTGATCACCGCTATTTGGTTCAAAATCTGTCTGTACAG GCTTTTAACAATGCTACAGTTCCACCTTCTGCTCAGGCCACTTTCCCATATATATTTGCTGTCAGCAAATTTATGCAG CCCGGAAGCTTTGATCTTGTCGGTATTATTGTTTATGAGATAGACCAGAACCCTTTTCAAAGTACATTCTACAATGGCACTATTGAAGTGACTGAGCCTGGTGGTCTTCTCAGTGTTGAGTCTGTTTTCTTGTTTTGTCTTGGAATTGCCCTCCTTGCCCTTCTTGGATTCTGGATTCGTGGTCAGATACAAAATCTCTCAAAG AAAACTAAGAGAGCACCAAAGGCAAAGGTTGAAGTTGGAACAGCAACAACAGATGCATCCACGGATGAATGGCTTGAG GGAACTGCGTATTCTCAATCGCTCTCTAACAagtcgaagaagaagaagtga